A region from the Inhella inkyongensis genome encodes:
- a CDS encoding PD-(D/E)XK nuclease family protein: MEVWAGAWPLEGGVEAFWQGLADKVRTWLAEQGVAPQEAVLLLPFVQQLPLARRAFGAGWAPRIETTRSLASALGPSPLARASEPSGDLATDSLLARQLLTQQGLSPAEMPGGERGLRLLCARVVELTHALMRRATELAPHEREAWWQTAQGLLQQRADQAPAWEGLLGNLALAWAQTAAAPATDRLFAHRAKAWILVEAGEPDLLARAVLKQSAVPSLLLSADDAPAPWLTLAKGRVQEDLAEDAQDLALRCAMQVLQAVPGERVALIALDRSLVRRVLALLQPYGLRIHDETGATLSAQSAAAALMHLLRAVLGGGLDDLLAWLKSPLAPQFIEAKALGELEGWARRQSVAQWRGVRSAPAPAQALLDGLRPRLERLGGGARSLGLWLQGLRDLLEQCGLEERLRTEPELLALGEALWLTRKPWPGSATEAVLQGVRIEAGDWLDWVDERLRTSATPSLVVADPQLFITPLSRALLRPFDRVLLAGCDAQSMALGRVAPALLSDSLAQRLGLAHHERAQAAQWQAFCQLLRAPAVCLLRARTAGSVHLEPGWPLRRLVALVGPLSGAADARSMQRLPEAPLVQAQVGLSGWLPEHWSAAAAETLRACPYRFFAQRRLRLREADELDEDADARDLGQGLHALLAALHEQPISSMEEGGARWQACAQALLQQQDDAQALGLAALLERWRVPYLAWWLGQVQAGQAVLEREWPVEAPVWADHADPALAALVWQGRIDRIDRVGAIDAGQRLLLDFKTGSASALRDKLKQAGEDTQLPFYAALLQAMGQPVSSASYIALDTKGQVNELSHPDLQTSAEQLREGLAADLLAIRAGQPLRALGEEAVCGFCEMRGLCRRDDWSAQP, encoded by the coding sequence GTGGAAGTTTGGGCGGGAGCTTGGCCTCTAGAAGGCGGCGTTGAGGCGTTTTGGCAGGGCCTGGCCGACAAGGTCCGCACATGGTTGGCTGAGCAAGGGGTGGCGCCGCAAGAGGCTGTACTGCTGCTGCCCTTTGTGCAACAACTGCCCTTGGCTCGGCGCGCGTTCGGCGCGGGCTGGGCGCCGCGTATCGAAACCACCCGCAGCCTGGCTTCAGCCTTGGGTCCCAGCCCCTTGGCGCGGGCTTCGGAGCCCAGCGGTGACTTGGCCACCGACAGCTTGCTGGCGCGTCAGCTGCTGACCCAGCAAGGCCTATCGCCGGCCGAGATGCCGGGTGGCGAGCGCGGCCTGCGCTTGCTCTGTGCTCGGGTGGTTGAACTCACGCACGCCTTGATGCGCCGTGCCACCGAGCTCGCACCCCATGAGCGTGAGGCGTGGTGGCAGACGGCGCAGGGGCTGTTGCAGCAGCGGGCGGATCAGGCCCCGGCTTGGGAAGGCCTCTTGGGCAACCTGGCGCTGGCCTGGGCGCAGACCGCTGCCGCACCAGCCACCGATCGCCTGTTTGCTCATCGCGCCAAGGCCTGGATCTTGGTTGAAGCGGGTGAGCCGGATCTGTTGGCGCGCGCCGTGTTGAAGCAAAGCGCCGTGCCGAGCCTGCTTTTGAGCGCAGATGACGCCCCGGCACCTTGGTTGACCCTGGCCAAAGGGCGGGTGCAAGAAGACTTGGCCGAAGACGCCCAGGACCTGGCCCTGCGCTGTGCAATGCAAGTGCTGCAGGCGGTGCCCGGCGAACGGGTGGCCTTGATTGCGCTGGATCGGTCGCTGGTGCGGCGGGTGCTGGCCTTGCTGCAGCCCTATGGCTTGCGCATCCACGACGAAACGGGCGCCACGCTGTCGGCCCAGAGCGCGGCGGCGGCGCTCATGCATCTGCTCCGAGCCGTGCTGGGTGGAGGGCTGGACGACTTGCTGGCCTGGCTCAAGAGCCCGCTGGCGCCGCAGTTCATCGAGGCGAAGGCCCTGGGCGAACTGGAGGGCTGGGCGCGCCGGCAGTCGGTGGCGCAATGGCGAGGTGTGCGCAGTGCGCCGGCGCCCGCTCAAGCCTTGCTGGATGGCCTGCGGCCGCGCCTGGAGCGCTTGGGCGGTGGGGCACGCAGCCTGGGGCTCTGGCTTCAGGGTTTACGGGACTTGCTGGAGCAATGCGGGTTGGAGGAGCGCCTGCGCACCGAGCCCGAGCTGCTGGCGCTGGGTGAAGCCCTCTGGTTGACGCGCAAGCCGTGGCCGGGCAGTGCCACCGAGGCGGTGCTGCAAGGCGTACGGATTGAAGCGGGTGATTGGTTGGATTGGGTGGACGAGCGCCTGCGCACCAGTGCCACGCCGTCGCTGGTGGTGGCCGATCCGCAGCTGTTCATCACCCCCTTGTCGCGCGCCTTGCTGCGGCCTTTCGACCGGGTTTTGTTGGCGGGCTGTGATGCCCAGAGCATGGCCCTGGGAAGGGTGGCGCCGGCCTTGTTGAGCGACAGCCTGGCACAGCGCCTGGGCTTGGCGCATCACGAGAGGGCGCAAGCGGCGCAGTGGCAGGCTTTTTGTCAGCTGTTGCGTGCCCCAGCTGTGTGTCTGCTGCGGGCGCGCACGGCAGGATCTGTGCACCTGGAGCCCGGCTGGCCCTTGCGGCGGCTGGTGGCGTTGGTGGGTCCTTTATCTGGCGCTGCGGACGCGCGTTCGATGCAGCGCTTGCCCGAGGCGCCCCTGGTCCAGGCGCAGGTCGGCCTGTCCGGTTGGTTACCCGAGCACTGGAGCGCAGCGGCGGCCGAGACCCTGCGCGCCTGCCCCTATCGATTTTTTGCCCAACGCCGGCTGCGTTTGCGCGAGGCCGATGAGTTGGACGAAGACGCCGACGCCCGCGACCTGGGCCAAGGCTTGCACGCCCTGTTGGCCGCGCTGCATGAGCAGCCCATTTCCTCGATGGAGGAGGGGGGCGCTCGCTGGCAGGCTTGCGCGCAGGCTCTGCTACAGCAGCAGGACGATGCCCAGGCCCTGGGCTTGGCCGCCTTGTTGGAGCGCTGGCGTGTGCCTTACCTGGCCTGGTGGTTGGGGCAGGTACAAGCCGGGCAGGCGGTGCTCGAACGCGAGTGGCCGGTTGAGGCCCCGGTGTGGGCTGACCATGCCGACCCGGCGTTGGCAGCTTTGGTGTGGCAGGGGCGCATTGATCGCATTGATCGTGTCGGCGCAATCGACGCCGGGCAGCGGCTCTTGCTGGATTTCAAGACGGGCTCGGCCAGCGCCTTGCGCGACAAACTCAAACAAGCCGGAGAGGACACCCAACTGCCGTTCTATGCCGCGCTCTTGCAGGCCATGGGCCAGCCGGTCAGCAGCGCCAGCTACATCGCCTTGGACACCAAAGGCCAAGTGAACGAACTGTCGCATCCGGACTTGCAAACCAGCGCCGAGCAACTGCGCGAAGGGCTGGCCGCCGACCTGCTTGCGATCCGCGCGGGTCAGCCCCTGCGGGCCCTGGGCGAGGAGGCGGTCTGCGGCTTTTGCGAAATGCGCGGCTTGTGCCGGCGCGACGACTGGAGTGCCCAGCCTTGA
- the trxA gene encoding thioredoxin TrxA translates to MSSELIKHVTDASFEADVIQSGTPVLVDYWAEWCGPCKMIAPILDEVSAANQGKLQIAKMNVDENREVPAKYGIRGIPTLMLFKNGQLAATKVGALSKAQLQSFLDAHL, encoded by the coding sequence ATGAGCAGCGAACTGATCAAGCACGTCACCGACGCCTCCTTTGAAGCCGACGTCATCCAATCCGGCACCCCCGTGCTGGTGGATTACTGGGCCGAGTGGTGCGGCCCGTGCAAGATGATCGCCCCCATCCTGGACGAGGTCAGCGCGGCCAATCAGGGCAAGCTGCAAATCGCCAAGATGAATGTGGACGAGAACCGCGAAGTGCCGGCCAAGTACGGCATTCGTGGCATCCCCACGCTGATGCTGTTCAAGAACGGCCAGCTGGCCGCCACCAAGGTGGGCGCACTGTCCAAGGCGCAACTGCAGAGCTTCCTGGACGCGCACCTATAA
- the rho gene encoding transcription termination factor Rho produces MHLSELKDQHVSALIRMGEELEIENVTRMRKQELMFAIMKKRAKAGEQVFGDGVLEVLPDGFGFLRGLDTSFMASTDDIYLSPSQIRRFNLHTGDMVEGEVRVPKDGERYFALVKVDRINGLPPEDSKNKIMFENLTPLFPKEQFRLERDNFKGEENVASRIIDLVAPIGKGQRALLVAQPKTGKTMLMQHLAHSIVANHPEVHLIVLLVDERPEEVTEMVRTVRGEVISSTFDEPAARHVQVAEMVIERAKRLVELKKDVVILLDSITRLARAYNNVLPSSGKVLTGGVDANALQRPKRFFGAARNVEEGGSLTIIGTALIDTGSKMDEVIYEEFKGTGNCEIHLDRRMAEKRVYPSILINRSGTRREELLLKPEILQKTWILRKLLYPMDEIEAMEFLLDKMKATKNNHDFFDLMRRGG; encoded by the coding sequence ATGCATCTTTCCGAACTCAAAGACCAGCACGTCTCCGCCCTGATCCGCATGGGCGAAGAGCTGGAGATCGAAAACGTCACGCGCATGCGCAAGCAGGAGCTGATGTTCGCGATCATGAAAAAGCGGGCCAAGGCCGGCGAGCAGGTCTTTGGCGACGGCGTGCTCGAAGTGCTGCCCGATGGCTTCGGCTTCCTGCGCGGCCTGGACACCAGCTTCATGGCCAGCACGGACGACATCTACCTGTCGCCCAGCCAGATCCGCCGCTTCAATCTGCACACCGGCGACATGGTCGAGGGCGAAGTGCGGGTGCCCAAAGATGGCGAGCGCTACTTTGCCCTCGTGAAGGTGGACCGCATCAACGGCCTGCCGCCCGAGGACAGCAAGAACAAGATCATGTTCGAGAACCTGACGCCGCTGTTCCCCAAGGAACAGTTCAGGCTCGAACGCGACAACTTCAAGGGCGAAGAAAACGTCGCCAGCCGCATCATTGATCTGGTGGCGCCCATCGGCAAGGGCCAGCGCGCCCTGCTGGTGGCCCAGCCCAAGACCGGCAAGACGATGCTGATGCAGCATCTCGCCCACTCCATCGTGGCCAACCATCCGGAAGTGCACCTGATCGTGCTGCTGGTGGACGAGCGCCCCGAAGAAGTGACCGAAATGGTGCGCACCGTGCGCGGCGAGGTCATCAGCTCCACCTTCGACGAGCCGGCTGCTCGCCATGTGCAAGTGGCCGAGATGGTGATCGAGCGCGCCAAACGCCTGGTCGAACTCAAAAAGGATGTGGTGATCCTGCTGGACTCGATCACCCGCCTGGCCCGCGCCTACAACAATGTGCTGCCCAGCTCCGGCAAGGTGCTGACCGGCGGCGTGGACGCCAATGCCCTGCAGCGCCCCAAGCGCTTCTTCGGCGCCGCGCGCAATGTCGAGGAAGGCGGCTCGCTGACCATCATCGGCACGGCGCTGATCGATACCGGCTCCAAGATGGACGAGGTGATCTACGAGGAATTCAAGGGCACCGGCAACTGCGAGATCCATCTGGATCGCCGCATGGCCGAGAAGCGGGTCTACCCCTCGATCCTGATCAACCGCAGCGGCACCCGGCGTGAGGAACTACTCCTCAAGCCCGAAATCCTGCAAAAGACCTGGATCCTGCGCAAGCTCCTCTATCCGATGGACGAGATCGAGGCGATGGAGTTCCTGCTCGACAAGATGAAGGCGACGAAGAACAACCACGACTTCTTCGACCTGATGAGGAGAGGTGGCTGA
- a CDS encoding type B 50S ribosomal protein L31 → MKEGIHPNYRDVCFVDLSNGFKFVTRSTVQTKETIKMEDGRELPLMKLETTSESHPFYTGTQKSVDNLGGRVEKFRNKFAHIKK, encoded by the coding sequence ATGAAAGAAGGCATTCACCCCAACTATCGCGACGTCTGCTTCGTCGATCTGTCCAACGGCTTCAAGTTTGTGACCCGCTCGACGGTCCAGACCAAGGAAACCATCAAGATGGAAGACGGCCGCGAGCTGCCGCTGATGAAGCTGGAAACCACCAGCGAGTCGCACCCCTTCTACACCGGCACCCAAAAGAGCGTGGACAACCTGGGCGGTCGCGTCGAGAAGTTCCGCAACAAGTTTGCGCACATCAAGAAGTAA
- the phoR gene encoding phosphate regulon sensor histidine kinase PhoR, translating into MLRMGLRPALVSILVACASLLPLAVPQIEERSWLAAIVAASLTAAILVWVGGWRRHLLLQWLRNPQAEAPDAVARAWGDVALRIERLQAQSRKDTQRERERLEDFLQAIEASPNGVLLLDAGAQIVWLNTQAADHFGLDPKRDLRQHITNLVRQPAFGRYLQIDDQDQVLSLQTHEGRSLAIQLRHYGEGARLLLSQDVSDRERTEAMRRDFVANVSHEIRTPLAALIGFVESMATLPLQEHERARVLELMRQQSNRMQSLVQDLLTLARLEGSPRPAPDQWWRLGDLLDLVRAEAESLSQGRHQFAWPSTALDVELAGVESEAHSAIANLLSNAVRYTPEQGQISLSVERLPDAGLMIRVSDSGPGIAAEHLPRLTERFYRVDGSRSRATGGTGLGLSIVKHVCQRHGGQLRIESEPGKGSVFSLVWPAVRVR; encoded by the coding sequence ATGCTGCGCATGGGCTTGCGGCCGGCCTTGGTCAGCATCTTGGTAGCTTGCGCCAGCTTGTTGCCGTTGGCCGTCCCGCAGATCGAGGAGCGCTCGTGGCTGGCGGCCATCGTGGCGGCCAGCCTGACGGCGGCGATTTTGGTTTGGGTGGGGGGCTGGCGCCGTCATTTGTTGCTCCAGTGGCTTCGCAATCCGCAGGCTGAGGCGCCTGACGCCGTGGCGCGCGCTTGGGGCGATGTGGCCCTGCGCATCGAGCGCTTGCAGGCCCAATCGCGCAAGGACACCCAGCGCGAACGCGAGCGCCTGGAGGACTTCCTCCAGGCCATCGAGGCCTCTCCCAATGGTGTGCTGCTTCTGGACGCTGGCGCGCAGATCGTGTGGCTCAACACCCAGGCGGCGGACCACTTCGGGCTGGACCCGAAGCGCGACCTGCGCCAACACATCACCAATTTGGTGCGGCAGCCGGCCTTCGGGCGCTATTTGCAGATCGATGACCAGGATCAGGTCTTGAGTCTGCAGACGCATGAGGGACGCAGCCTTGCCATTCAACTGCGTCACTACGGCGAAGGTGCGCGACTATTGCTGAGCCAAGACGTCAGCGACCGCGAGCGTACCGAGGCCATGCGGCGGGACTTCGTGGCCAATGTGTCGCATGAGATTCGCACCCCGTTGGCGGCCCTGATCGGTTTTGTGGAATCCATGGCTACGCTGCCACTGCAGGAGCATGAGCGAGCGCGGGTGCTGGAATTGATGCGCCAGCAGTCGAACCGCATGCAGTCGCTGGTGCAAGATTTGTTGACCCTGGCCCGCCTTGAAGGCAGCCCGCGGCCAGCGCCGGATCAGTGGTGGCGCCTAGGTGATCTGCTCGACCTGGTGCGCGCCGAAGCCGAGTCTTTGTCGCAGGGGCGGCATCAGTTTGCATGGCCAAGCACGGCGCTGGATGTGGAGTTGGCGGGCGTCGAGTCCGAAGCACACAGTGCGATTGCCAATCTGCTCTCCAATGCGGTGCGTTACACGCCGGAGCAGGGGCAAATCTCACTGAGTGTTGAACGCCTGCCGGATGCCGGCTTGATGATCCGTGTGAGCGACAGCGGCCCCGGAATTGCGGCTGAGCATTTGCCGCGCCTCACAGAACGCTTCTACCGTGTGGACGGTTCGCGCTCGCGCGCGACCGGCGGCACGGGCCTGGGGCTGTCCATCGTCAAGCATGTCTGCCAACGCCATGGCGGCCAGTTGCGCATTGAGTCCGAGCCTGGCAAGGGCTCGGTCTTCTCCCTGGTCTGGCCTGCCGTTCGGGTTCGCTAA
- the glmM gene encoding phosphoglucosamine mutase: protein MSRQYFGTDGIRGPVGQSPITADFAMRLGQAVGRVLKRAQARPSVLIGKDTRVSGYMLESALEAGLVSVGVDVLLTGPLPTPGVAYLTRALRQDLGVVISASHNPFDDNGIKFFSAKGEKLPDAWELEVEAALSEPPAYVHSRELGKAKKLEDARGRYIEFCKACFGADLSLKGLKIVVDAAHGAAYHVAPNVFHELGAEVVAIGCSPDGYNINDGVGATAPAALQKAVREHGAHYGVALDGDADRLQIVDAQGRLFNGDELLYLMVQDRLRQGVPVPGAVGTLMTNMAVELALERAGVAFVRAKVGDRYVLEELSARGWQLGGEGSGHLLALDKHTTGDGMVSALLVLQSVVRSGQSVAEQLAGIELFPQTLINVRLQAGQDWRANRDLPQVQEQVQRELGQQGRVLIRPSGTEPLVRVMVEAADAQMARRCAERLAATLA from the coding sequence ATGAGTCGTCAATATTTCGGTACCGATGGCATTCGTGGCCCGGTCGGTCAGTCGCCCATCACGGCGGATTTTGCGATGCGTCTGGGTCAGGCCGTGGGCAGGGTGCTCAAGCGCGCCCAGGCGCGCCCCAGCGTCTTGATCGGCAAGGACACCCGTGTCTCGGGCTATATGTTGGAGTCCGCTTTGGAGGCGGGCTTGGTTTCTGTGGGCGTCGACGTCCTGCTGACCGGGCCTCTGCCCACACCTGGGGTGGCGTATCTGACTCGCGCTCTGAGGCAAGACTTGGGGGTGGTCATTTCTGCCTCCCACAACCCCTTTGATGACAACGGCATCAAGTTCTTTTCCGCCAAAGGCGAGAAGTTGCCCGATGCCTGGGAGTTGGAGGTAGAGGCAGCGTTGAGTGAGCCCCCGGCCTATGTGCACAGCCGAGAGTTGGGCAAGGCCAAGAAGCTTGAAGATGCGCGCGGTCGATACATCGAATTCTGCAAAGCGTGCTTCGGTGCGGACTTGAGCCTGAAGGGCTTGAAGATCGTGGTGGATGCGGCGCACGGTGCGGCCTACCACGTCGCCCCCAACGTCTTTCACGAATTGGGCGCCGAAGTCGTTGCCATCGGCTGCAGCCCGGATGGCTACAACATCAATGACGGTGTGGGGGCCACGGCTCCGGCGGCACTTCAAAAGGCCGTGCGGGAACACGGCGCGCACTACGGCGTGGCCCTGGACGGTGATGCGGATCGTCTGCAGATCGTCGACGCGCAAGGGCGACTTTTCAATGGCGACGAGTTGCTCTACCTGATGGTTCAGGACCGTCTGCGCCAGGGCGTGCCGGTTCCCGGCGCCGTAGGCACGCTGATGACCAATATGGCCGTCGAACTGGCCCTGGAGCGCGCAGGCGTGGCCTTTGTGCGCGCCAAGGTGGGTGACCGCTACGTGCTGGAAGAGTTGAGCGCACGCGGCTGGCAGTTGGGCGGTGAAGGCTCGGGCCACCTGCTGGCGCTAGACAAGCACACCACGGGTGACGGCATGGTCAGTGCCTTGTTGGTGCTGCAGTCTGTGGTGCGCTCGGGTCAAAGCGTGGCCGAGCAATTGGCGGGCATTGAGCTGTTCCCGCAGACCTTGATCAATGTGCGCTTGCAGGCCGGACAGGATTGGCGGGCGAACCGCGATCTGCCTCAAGTGCAAGAGCAAGTTCAACGCGAGCTTGGACAGCAGGGCCGGGTGTTGATTCGCCCCTCTGGGACCGAGCCGCTGGTGCGTGTGATGGTGGAGGCGGCCGACGCCCAAATGGCGCGCCGTTGCGCCGAGCGCCTCGCAGCCACCTTGGCCTGA
- the folP gene encoding dihydropteroate synthase: MRWLTTRFEIDLGQPRVMGIVNLTPDSFSDGGRLSTEHLALRHAEQLLREGADLLDLGAESSRPGAPPVSADEEWTRLEPLLREALRWGVPVSLDTCKPAVMARGLDLGVDIINDIQAMQAPGALDLLSAHPRVGVCLMHMRGQPGTMQQHTQYSNVVQDVRDFLGQRLQALQAAGVGRERVTLDPGLGFAKTPEQNLALSRHLRELVALGQPVLVGWSRKSTLGWVTGRPVQERLAASVAAALLAAQAGARVLRVHDVAATVDALRLHRAVMAPAGQSVPT; this comes from the coding sequence ATGCGCTGGTTGACGACACGCTTTGAAATTGACCTGGGTCAGCCCCGGGTGATGGGCATCGTCAATCTGACGCCTGATTCGTTTTCGGATGGCGGACGCCTGAGCACCGAGCACCTAGCCTTGCGGCATGCCGAGCAGTTGCTGCGTGAGGGCGCTGATTTGCTCGACCTTGGGGCCGAGTCCAGTCGGCCAGGCGCCCCGCCTGTGTCGGCGGACGAGGAGTGGACTCGCTTGGAACCCTTGTTGCGGGAGGCCTTGCGTTGGGGCGTGCCGGTCTCCCTGGATACCTGCAAGCCGGCGGTCATGGCGCGGGGCTTGGACTTGGGAGTGGACATCATCAATGACATCCAAGCTATGCAGGCTCCTGGTGCGCTGGATCTGCTGAGTGCCCACCCCCGAGTTGGTGTGTGCCTGATGCACATGCGAGGCCAGCCCGGCACCATGCAACAACACACGCAGTACAGCAATGTGGTGCAGGACGTTCGGGACTTTTTGGGCCAGCGTTTGCAGGCCCTTCAAGCCGCCGGTGTAGGTCGCGAGCGTGTGACCCTTGACCCTGGATTGGGCTTTGCCAAGACACCCGAGCAAAATTTGGCGCTGAGCCGCCACCTGCGCGAGTTAGTGGCTTTGGGGCAACCCGTGTTGGTGGGTTGGTCGCGCAAATCCACACTCGGGTGGGTCACAGGTCGTCCCGTGCAAGAGCGGCTGGCGGCCAGTGTGGCAGCCGCCCTGCTGGCGGCGCAGGCGGGCGCTCGTGTGCTGCGTGTGCACGATGTGGCCGCTACGGTCGATGCCTTGCGGTTACATCGAGCCGTCATGGCGCCTGCGGGACAATCCGTCCCAACTTGA
- the ftsH gene encoding ATP-dependent zinc metalloprotease FtsH, which translates to MNNPWFSKLAVWAVILLVLFTVFKQFDRASARADQMQYSEFLAEVNAGRIGSAKLIEGPGGVEIVAKTNDGRDIRVQGGFSDRGLTGDLIRNNVKFSFEKREEQGLLMTLLLSWGPMLLLIGVWVYFMRQMQGGGKGGAFSFGKSKARMLDENNNATTFADVAGCDEAKEEVKELVDFLKDPQKFQKLGGRIPRGVLLVGPPGTGKTLLAKAIAGEAKVPFFTISGSDFVEMFVGVGAARVRDMFEQAKKNSPCIIFIDEIDAVGRHRGAGLGGGNDEREQTLNQMLVEMDGFETNMGVIVMAATNRPDILDPALLRPGRFDRQVYVTLPDIRGREQILNVHMRKVPLGGDVKAEIIARGTPGFSGADLANLVNEAALFAARRNARIVEMIDFERAKDKILMGAERKNMVMDEEERKNTAYHEAGHALIGKLLPKLDPVHKVTIIPRGRALGVTVSLPDRDRYSTDKIRMQSTIAMLFGGRIAEEVFMDQMTTGASNDFERATQIARDMVMRYGMTDTLGPMVYAENEGEVFLGRSVTQTKNISEETMRKVDAEVRRIIDEQYSIARKLIEQHSDKMHAMAKALLEWETIDADQVEDIMQGRDPRAPRESSSGGNGPSGGPDAGGGAPVTEGSTATV; encoded by the coding sequence GTGAACAACCCCTGGTTCTCCAAACTAGCCGTCTGGGCAGTCATCTTGTTGGTGCTGTTCACGGTGTTCAAGCAGTTCGACCGTGCCAGCGCGCGGGCGGACCAGATGCAGTATTCGGAGTTCCTGGCCGAAGTGAACGCGGGCCGCATTGGCAGCGCCAAGCTGATTGAGGGGCCCGGCGGCGTCGAAATCGTGGCCAAGACCAATGATGGCCGCGACATCCGTGTTCAGGGCGGTTTCTCAGACCGTGGTCTGACTGGCGACCTGATCCGCAACAACGTCAAGTTCAGCTTTGAAAAGCGAGAAGAGCAGGGCCTGCTGATGACCCTGCTGCTGAGCTGGGGGCCGATGCTGCTGCTCATTGGCGTGTGGGTGTACTTCATGCGCCAGATGCAGGGCGGTGGCAAGGGGGGTGCCTTTAGCTTTGGCAAGAGCAAGGCGCGCATGCTGGACGAGAACAACAACGCCACCACCTTTGCCGATGTGGCCGGCTGTGACGAGGCCAAGGAAGAGGTCAAGGAGTTGGTCGACTTCCTGAAGGATCCGCAGAAATTCCAAAAGCTGGGTGGTCGCATTCCGCGGGGTGTTCTGCTGGTCGGCCCGCCGGGAACCGGCAAGACCTTGCTGGCCAAGGCCATTGCCGGCGAAGCAAAGGTGCCGTTTTTCACCATCTCGGGCTCGGACTTTGTCGAGATGTTCGTGGGTGTCGGCGCGGCGCGTGTGCGCGACATGTTCGAGCAGGCCAAAAAGAATTCGCCTTGCATCATCTTCATCGATGAAATTGATGCCGTGGGTCGCCATCGTGGAGCCGGCCTCGGTGGCGGCAATGACGAGCGCGAGCAGACGCTGAATCAGATGCTGGTCGAGATGGACGGCTTCGAGACCAATATGGGCGTCATCGTGATGGCCGCCACCAACCGGCCAGACATCCTGGACCCTGCGCTGCTGCGCCCGGGCCGCTTTGACCGCCAGGTCTATGTCACCTTGCCGGACATCCGTGGCCGTGAGCAGATCCTGAATGTGCACATGCGCAAGGTGCCCCTGGGCGGCGATGTCAAGGCGGAAATCATCGCGCGCGGCACCCCTGGGTTTTCTGGTGCCGACTTGGCCAATTTGGTTAACGAGGCCGCCTTGTTCGCGGCGCGGCGCAATGCGCGCATCGTCGAAATGATCGATTTCGAGCGTGCCAAGGACAAGATCCTGATGGGCGCCGAGCGCAAGAACATGGTCATGGACGAAGAAGAGCGCAAGAACACCGCCTATCACGAGGCGGGTCATGCCCTTATCGGCAAGCTGCTGCCCAAGCTCGACCCGGTGCACAAGGTCACCATCATCCCGCGTGGCCGGGCTCTGGGCGTGACGGTTTCTCTGCCCGATCGGGATCGCTACAGCACCGACAAGATCCGTATGCAGTCCACCATCGCCATGCTGTTCGGTGGGCGCATTGCCGAAGAAGTGTTCATGGACCAGATGACCACCGGTGCCAGCAACGACTTTGAGCGCGCGACACAGATTGCGCGCGACATGGTGATGCGCTACGGCATGACCGATACCCTGGGTCCGATGGTCTACGCAGAGAACGAAGGCGAGGTGTTCTTGGGCCGTTCGGTCACGCAAACCAAGAACATTTCGGAAGAGACCATGCGCAAGGTGGACGCGGAGGTGCGGCGCATCATTGATGAGCAGTACTCGATCGCCCGCAAGCTCATTGAGCAGCACAGCGACAAGATGCACGCCATGGCCAAGGCCCTGCTGGAGTGGGAGACCATCGACGCTGATCAGGTCGAAGACATCATGCAAGGACGTGATCCGCGTGCGCCGCGGGAATCAAGCTCGGGCGGCAATGGACCCAGCGGCGGGCCGGATGCCGGCGGCGGCGCGCCCGTCACCGAAGGCAGCACTGCCACGGTTTAA
- a CDS encoding RlmE family RNA methyltransferase gives MKTQTKSKKVNKAWLNNHVTDPYVRQAQKDGYRSRAAYKLKEIDESLGLIKPGQLVVDLGAAPGAWSQYLRRCFAPKVAGQGGAAVGELNGRIVALDLLEMEAIEGVQFIQGDFREQVVAEQLAQSLQGAAVDLVVSDMAPNLSGIETTDAARIEHLIELALEFCQAHLKADGALVAKVFHGSGYNRYLELFKDHFQVVKPLKPKASRDRSAETFLIGMRLRRAPR, from the coding sequence ATGAAAACCCAAACCAAGAGCAAAAAGGTCAACAAGGCATGGCTCAATAACCATGTGACCGATCCCTATGTGCGGCAGGCACAAAAGGACGGTTATCGCTCGCGCGCGGCCTACAAGCTCAAGGAGATTGATGAGAGCTTGGGGCTGATCAAGCCGGGACAGTTGGTGGTGGATTTGGGCGCGGCACCGGGTGCCTGGAGCCAGTATCTGCGACGCTGTTTTGCGCCCAAGGTGGCGGGGCAGGGCGGTGCAGCCGTGGGCGAACTCAACGGCCGCATCGTCGCGCTGGACCTGCTGGAGATGGAGGCCATCGAGGGCGTGCAGTTCATCCAGGGGGACTTTCGCGAACAGGTGGTGGCCGAGCAGCTGGCGCAGTCGCTGCAAGGGGCGGCGGTGGATCTGGTGGTGTCCGACATGGCGCCCAATCTGTCGGGCATTGAAACCACGGATGCCGCCCGCATTGAGCATTTGATCGAGCTGGCGCTGGAGTTCTGTCAGGCGCACCTGAAGGCCGATGGCGCATTGGTGGCCAAGGTCTTCCATGGCAGCGGGTACAACCGCTATCTGGAGTTGTTCAAGGACCACTTCCAGGTGGTCAAGCCCCTAAAGCCAAAGGCCAGCCGCGACCGTTCGGCAGAGACCTTTCTGATTGGCATGAGACTGCGCAGGGCGCCGCGCTAA